The sequence below is a genomic window from Cicer arietinum cultivar CDC Frontier isolate Library 1 chromosome 6, Cicar.CDCFrontier_v2.0, whole genome shotgun sequence.
TCGCCTCTTCCCCTGTGGTGCTCTTCATGAAGGGTGCACCAGATGCTCCAAGATGCGGCTTTAGTTCCAGAGTTGTAAACGCCCTCCGAGAGGAGGGTGTGGAATTTGGTTCCTTTGATATATTGAGTGACGATGAGGTGAGACAGGGATTGAAGGTATTCTCGAACTGGCCTACCTTTCCTCAGCTTTACTACAAAAGTGAGCTGATAGGCGGTTGCGATATTGTTATGGAGCTGAAAAGTAATGGAGAGCTGAAGTCGACTTTATCTGAGTAGGGATTATTGTTAATCCTTCGAATAATCGGGACTGTATCTTATAAGCCATTTTAGCTGTGTGTATTGAATGGTCTGATGAACAAGGCAATTTTTGTCCTGGTGCCAGGAGGTTGTGCTTGTCTGACATTATAATTGTTCTACAGGGGTTTACTCTATATACTATTTGATGAGGCTATTTTATTCAATGTCTGTTAACTTTTCCCTCCTTTTGCTAGTTTTCAGATCTAGTGGAAAATTGTAATATTTagtggagcttcatcaaatggaatACTGAACCTGAATTCCAGATATATTATATGGACCTTGCTAATCCCATGATCAGACTATCTTCAAAATGTAGCATCACATTTTCATGTATGGAAAACCCATCCAAATATACAAGAGTGTCAAAACTTCAAAGCTTAAAAGTCACCCTACATTTTCTTTATAAAGAGAAATGTAGGTAAGTTGGGTGTTGGTTGGGGACTCATAACGATAGCAATAAAGTCTTCACATTATCAAAGCTAATCTATGGGAAATAATCACTGTGCTAGATCTTAGATAGTCACTGTGCTTTTCTTATACGATTATCAAAGCTAATCTATGGGAAATAATCTTCATTTTAGTGCATAAGCCATAATAAGAATGTAAAGGGATATAGTTCAATTGAtaaatgtcgatattgttagaATGAGTCATGTATTGAATCTGATTTCACGATTTTGTAGTTGTCTGTGACAAATTGCATCAATATTAAATAGACCatttaaattatgataattaattataaacttTATCAATATTTGTCTCCACTCAAATTtgattaaactaataataaagGTAAAACATACGTGCATTATTCGATGATGACAaaacctttttaaaaaaaatgttaaattgatTGTTGAAATTATAAGATTGTATCAATTTAATATcttatattattgattttttaaaatggtcTATGAACTGTTGGTATTTACAAGTAGTATGTAATATCAATGATAAATTAGAAACTAAGTTGATAATGAgactaaatttttaactaaatatataaatttttcaactaataattttgtttctatttcaTTCTAATTAGAGTATATTAAACAAATGGAACGAATTAGATCcaacattttaatttcttagtcattttaaaatatcaataatatgaGGAGACTATGTTTATACACAACCCTACAACTTCAAACTCCAAAAACTTGAGTATTTACTCCACAttctttttcttcatttctTGATGATAAAATGTATAATTAACATCTGCTAAAAAAAGAGTATGAATTAACAAAGTCTCCTAGCTTTATTTTGTTGGCTATCCATATATTGAGAAAGACACTCCAACAACTTCATTTCTAGTGTCTTACATTCTTCTATTTGCATTTGCAACTTCAATCTCTCCTTCTTAAGGTTCTTGTTCTCTTCCATGAGTAATTCATGATTGTTACTAATGTTTTCTTCCACTGATGAATTAGTCATTGCATTTTCCTCTGAACAAGACTTGAGGTATGAAGGAAACACACTTGGCTCACACTTTTTCCTACTTATTTCAACCAGCATGTGCTTGCAACCCTTTTGAAATTTCTCATGCTGAAATTCCCATCTTTTAGATGATATTTTCTTAAATCCCTTTTTTAAAACACCAAACTTAAACAATTAGCTAGAAGCAGTTGATCGAATACTTTTTTagcaataaaataaaactctttaatttgtaaacaatccatatgattaattaaaagattGCATATTTTCAAGGATTTTGCTTAATcctcattagttaatttaattaggTTGcacatttagttttttttttcccaaaAATTTTTCCTAGGTAAAGAAGATAAACTTTACCCACATACTATATGCTAGAAAATGTTTCTGAAGCTTAACTACAAATTGTCCAATATAATTTTGCTAAAGGGAAAAATTGAGAAGTTTCAACACTGAAattatgattaatatatttgttgaaTTTTAATTGTAGctgttgagtaaaaaaaaaagtaattaatcaGTCAGTTTACATAAAACTAAAGTATCacacttttgaaaaatattaaaatatcattctTGTTATGTTACACACACACCAAGGGGAAGTTTTatatacacattttttttaaaagaaagaaataaaataacagTCAAAGACAATATTGTTGAAAATTTTGCAACTGAAAATTTGGCAGGTTATCATCTGCAACAAGCaagattatatttattttcaatttaagtGTGCTCATAGATAGACCCATAGTATAATATAACGTTAATACAATATGTACACACGTCGATTTTGACTTTGGGTTAAAATAACTGATTTGACCATATGCAATTTGTGTTACTGACTTGACCAATATTATTCATTATATGCACGTGGGtggatttattttgttttattttatagtcaTACACTACTTTTTCTAATTCAACttccaaataataattaaaagaactATTGAGGAAGctagtgaagaaaaaaataaacactagaaaacaactaaaaattcagaataaaaactcaatttttttgcAAGATACCCTTGATCAATCAAGATTTGTTATCACGTAATTATATCAGCATACTTTTGAAGgattaaaaaagaaacaatgaATGATATTTCTTTCTTAGGCatgtaatataaatttatgtatagTTAGCCTTCAAATTAGGAGAAGAAAGGAATTCtagttcttaaattaatttctaTTATTAGGAACTAGGACTAATTAATTCAAACTTCTCAAAACCAATTTTATAAGATGATAATTAACTAAGTTTTATTTAGACCATGACTATAATTAATTTGAGACTTatgttttcaacttattttatcaatatagaTAATTCTTTTTGGTGTGGAGAGGGAAAAACACTATCAACGATGAATTATTCtaagtattaattaaagaattcatacattttaaataaatagtcgATATGCGATTTTTGTGTATGGAAAAACTCATATGAGAGAACACAATCCACATGCATGTTTAATAGATTTCTTGATGGAAATTAATCACTATTATAAAACGAATATGGAAAATCACTTACATATGTATTCAATTGTCGAATAAAGCTAGAGAAATTATTGTGTTTGAAATATCTAGGCAAGGTGAGCTCAGAGAATTCAGCTGGAGACCACACAACAAAAGCATTTCCTTGTTCATTCCATGACACAATTTCACTATGTTCTTCCAACAAATCATAGGTTTTCAATAGAAATGGTGCGGGGCAACGTAATGGCTTAGGGGATGACGAGCTAGAAGAAAAATTGGCTAATGAACCAAAGTTTAGCTCCATCACATTTTCAcccatattttaattaaaacctACCTAGCTTGATCAATATTTGTACGTGTTaccaaaacaatttatattacaCACACTCTTCTTTATATATGCATTAATTGATGGTAGCTAGGAAGCTACTAGTAGTGTGgattgttttcttttcttttcttttctcaatcaatgatttatttttcttcctctttcttcaaCTTTCACgtgagaaaatataataaaaaaatgaaggcATGTTCTAGCAATCTATTTTGTTTCTATATGTTCATTTGAGAAAAGacatatcatattttatattagaaATAGTAGCAAGATACTTTTaaccacatttttttattagtttaaaatttagataaattttatcaaatttgagaaatgagactttttttttcttgtttttagttgTGTAAAATATCtctgttaaaaaataaagactaaTTATTGCAACTacgagtaatattttttaacaacaataatatatttatatttcaaattcttCTACATTTCATTTTCGTTATATATTTCTTCATATCATATGATTAATCTATTACATTATTTCTTTAtctcttaaaatatatataatttatgaatatacatcaaatattttttattttattctaaataGTGTAACCTCGTGCATTTGAATATCATCTCCTGATTTCATATATAACATTAGTGATAACGACACCTATCATGCATGCATGCCGGAAACATTTTTTCGATTAAATTAAAACTAGCGTGGAGCTCGTATTTATGCTTTTAtcgataaaataatataacttacaaaattttataggactatttaaataaaattagttatttgatttttaaaataaataaaattatatatattttatttttaaactttaatatatttttttataactgtATAGATGTTACAaacattaaatcaattatttaattaaataaatttaaataaaattataaatataatagattAAATGAATAGTAAGTCGGAAAGAATGAAGTCACACCAAAATCTAGTATATTTCTTTACAATAgcactaatatatatataggtgtAACAGTtgttaacttaattttaagtaatattttaattttttattatttaatcttttatttaattttaaataacagtttgatgttttatattttaaaatgttaataatgttatcatttttttacaaaaatttaaaaaattcatcaaaatcttcaagtAAAACCCATAAAACtcaatatcaatttcaaaaaaattcacattcatcaaatgcataactcaaatattaaaataaacttatgtttttatctccaacaacattaaattcattaaataaataataaaagtatgagtttatttgacgatttgattatgaatttgattatgaatttgatgaaatttgtgttatattgaagatgataattaaatttatgagttttaattgaaaattttgatagaattttttgaatttttataaaaagtaataacattgttgatattttaagacataaatgatcaaattattatgtaaaattaaataaaagacttaatcggaaaaaaaaaaaaactgaagtgttatctgaaattaagttaatggactACAGAagcaattataatatatatatatatatatatatatatatatatatatatatatatatatatatatattataattttttatgtattacatatataattaatcatGATTAAAAGTTAGGTAAATAACACATGATCACTAAATCAcaatactttttcttttttttaaataattaaaaaaatcactattttcttttttattgaacGTATTTTTTGAACATGTAAAGTTGTCTATATTCTATGGATTGAGTCTGGTGGCAATCTGGCATCTGTTAGGCGCAATGAAGAACATTGTCTTCTTAAAGTCAAAATATAATCCTTCACTTTTATGAGAGATTTTGTAACCCAATAAATAAGATAATGAAATCCACTAAAAGTAGGTGGCAACATTGATTTGACTACTCTAGATATTAGGTGTTTACCTATGTATGCTACACACAATTTACGGATTCAGATTTCCTACCTTTAAGTGGGAACTCCACTCTGCCTTTTGAGTCGTTAGATGAATCAAACGCTTTAGATTACGCCACGTATtcaatcttattattatttttaaaaagtcaaaTCTACGATCCAAAATATTGCCGCCCAGTAGTCCTCCCACATCTCAACTGTTGTCTATTTACAGGTATCAACAAAACATAAAGTCTTTGTATGAGAAACCAGAAAAATGAAGGCTGAGAGTGCACATGTCATGATAACGGCGGTTACTTGTTCTGGAGCGTGTGATTCATCGAACGGACGTGAGTGTTTCAAAGGCAGAGTGCAGTTTCCGCTCTAAAGTCAAACAGTATGAATCCATCATGAAAAGTTTAATATTCAATTGCAAAATTAACTCGTACCTTATTTGATGTGGCCATATGGATTCGTAGAATTTGTTGAGATATCTTAATTAAACTACACTAGAAAGAATAAAatgttatttctttttatacCAAAAAACATTGTTTCTTTTCATCAACAGCCAACAACTAAAACATTTTTAGAAGAGTGTATAGCCAATTAGTGATCGAAATTGAAGAGGTTGGATatttttcttctcaaatttaaaatagacaAATAACACTCTTAAATTAAATGACGtcaattttgttgttgtcaatAAATGTGAGGTGAATGGAACCTTCTAACATGGTAGTTCACATGTGATAGGGGTAATTTATCtgaattcattcattcatgGTGTTTCATATTTATTAACTCAATATCATTCTCACTCTTGCGTTTGTCATCACCACCATAAGCATAGGTTTGTTTTTCTTCTCCTATACTTGTGTTCAAATGAATAATCCCCTCTTTTTATGACTAATATAATATTGACCTTTTGGTTTGTGAGTTTGCATTTGAGTAACTTCTACACTGTCTTGCATGCATTTTAGTGTTCATCAATTTAGGGGATCCGTTTTCAATgtagttgtttattttttttttggggttaaattttaatattaattgtctctatttatttgttttctgtGATTAGGATGAACTATTTGATGACAGGTTTTagttttaaacataattttagtttcAAATTGGTTTACAAAATCGGACAATTTAGCCCATATGTATGACATGTTTATTAAATTGGGTAATTTAACTCTTGTCTGACGCAGCACTGAGTTGACTACCAGTTGATTTCGTAACGTTAGCGGTTCACGTGTCAACCTTACTAACGAAGCAAACTAACTAAGGGGCTACTTTGTCCAACTGCAAACTAACAATAAATGTTGAAACCATGTCGTTTAAATTTTAGGTGTCATGTATTTAGGTGTCATGTACAAGCGAGTGATGAGTTTGGTACTctatttttttgtaagttatatatatataataatacaaaatgtCAAATGAAAAgacttttataataaaagtgtgagaaaaatgaatctaagcCATTGATTAAATCATGAATGATTAGGACTAAATCATGCTCATCCATAagatttaattttcttatattaaaaCTCCTCTCACATATACCTCTCGACTTGGGGCCCCCTCTAGATCCATGATTGATGATTTCCTCAAGTCCGAATACCTGTTACTGCATCAAATATTGCTAGCAATGGAACCATGGTTGATTATTTCCTgaaatttagttcattttctgCAAGACCAAGTTTGCTTTACACAGCTTAGTGTGTTGAAAGTGAAAAGTGGCATCTGTTATTTATAAACCTTAACCTGCTTGAAGCTATAAAGAGAATAACCAAACAAGTGAAAATACACTTGATCTATTGCTTGTTATATTCCTGAGCATGCACGAACTTCTTTAATATGGATTCGATTAATATTTTCTATGAAAATATGCAATCCCTTGTAGTTTTCGGAAAAAATTCTGATAGAAAAGTATCTCAACTTATCATAAAAACGTTAAAACTATTCATTGTTAAATCTCATtcacatttaaagaaaaaatcataataatttatatcacaaTATAAGATGTTTGGATACTGTTGATTCCCCAATACAGAAGGTTATGCTTATGCGAGTTCGGTACACAACTCAATTCAAACTAAGGCATAGCCTTAATAGATAAAATCTGAACTACAAATTCCTGCCTCTCAAAATTACTATCTGCATAAGCAAGCGCCACTGATTGATAAAGCCTCCCCAAAACTGAACAGAAGTACTATGCAAACATAGgatttttaaatatacaaaatgAGATTCAGACATGATGATGATACAATGCACTCTACTGTGGTAGCACTTAATGAGAAAAGAAATTATAATCTGACAACATCCTGGAGGCAATCATAGAAATGAGATATATTGATCTTCTCTTGGCCAGAATAGATAGCTTCTGCAGATCCACCTTGTGCACCTTGTGCTGCCATCTCAATCAACATGTATAGCTTCTTGATAGGCATCTGAGTATAAAATTGAGCACAAAATAAgagttagaataagtacaaaaTATTGCAGCAAATGTTCTTTACCAACAGCTCGTTTCCAGTAGGAAATATTATGCAAATTAAGATATTCGAACAATTTAACTTCCTGCCATTAAAAGCATAGTATGCTAGAAAATACAAAATTGAGCATTTTGAAAAAGCTGgaagaaagtaaaaataaacaaaatcctCATCGGCAACAAGAGAAACATATCAACAAACAAACGACCAACGTCTATACCACTAATAATCGGATGAAGCAAATAAAGGAGTAACGATACATACATCATTCAATGCCTCTGCAGCAGAATCAACATCTTCTTCAGCAAAAACGTTCAACTTTTCTAGGACCTGTAATTTTACAAATGAAAAAGAGAtgtttaacatttattttgaactacaatatttgtatatataagCAAAAGCAACAATAGCATATAAACTagtgaaacaaattaaattgttcattcaaattttgacattgCAAATGATAAAATCACTTAAATTTTAAACAGATGAAACAACTGATAAGTTATAAAATGAACAGAAAGAcatcaacaataacaagtaACATTCATAATCCATATGTCAATAGCATgtaattcttttcttttttttgcaAAAGTTCAGTAGCATGTAATTAACCTACGAGCTATACCAAAATGCGGAGAACAAATAAATTTACCTTCTTTGCATCATTTGTGTTCAAGGTAGGAACATTGTAAGTTACAGAGAAGGTATCGCAAAATCCAATTGAGTCCAAGAAATCCACTTCACTTGTTGTACCAATAACCATGAGTTTTTTCCCCTGAAAACATGGTTAGAAAT
It includes:
- the HSFB5 gene encoding heat stress transcription factor A-5 translates to MGENVMELNFGSLANFSSSSSSPKPLRCPAPFLLKTYDLLEEHSEIVSWNEQGNAFVVWSPAEFSELTLPRYFKHNNFSSFIRQLNTYGFKKISSKRWEFQHEKFQKGCKHMLVEISRKKCEPSVFPSYLKSCSEENAMTNSSVEENISNNHELLMEENKNLKKERLKLQMQIEECKTLEMKLLECLSQYMDSQQNKARRLC